In Penaeus monodon isolate SGIC_2016 unplaced genomic scaffold, NSTDA_Pmon_1 PmonScaffold_4097, whole genome shotgun sequence, the sequence ACGGATGGAACTGTTCGAAGGCGAGGGGCCAGCTATCCTGAGGAAACTTCGGAGGGAACCAGCTACTAGATAGTTCGATTGGTCTTTCGCCCCTATACTCAGCTCTGGCGATCGATTTGCACGTCAAAACGCTTCGGACCTCCACCAGGGTTTCCCCTGGCTTCATCCTGGCCAAGCATAGTTCACTATCTTTCGGGTCCCAACATCTATGCTCTGGGTACCCGCCGACACATCCGGCCGCCCGAGCCCGCCGAGGCGGGGGGCGACCGTTCGTCATGGCGAGTCCCGGACCTGcgccccccccgccgcccggTGAGGGGCGTGCGGGGCGTGCGGGAGCGGGAGGGAGCCCGCGCCGTCCCGGGGAGGAAAGTCAGTCACTCCGTCCGGGTGCGCGCGGCCGCCCGCTGCTCCGAGGGATCGGCCCGATCACTTTCATGCGCCCGTGGGTTTAGCGCGCCCATTGACTCGCATACATGTTGGACTCCTTGGTCCGTGTTTCAAGACGGGTCGGGAGGAGTACCGACTCTTTGCACGCCGCGAAGGCCacgcgggagagggaaagggaagcgcgGGAGCCAGCGAATTAGGTTTCGACCGCGGCCTCGGACCAGTCCCCCGTTCCCGGCAGGCCCCGGAGGAGAGACCGTCGGGGGGGCAAGACGAGGGCACCGGGGGATCCCCGGACGGGCGCGCTGGAAAACGCCCCCCGCCCAAAACGAGGAGCGGAGGACGAACGCGCCGCCGGTTCCAACAAGGAACCGGGCCTCAGACGCCCGATGTGTCCCCAACGCGACGCGGCGACCGACTGCGGGGGGAAGATAGCCCGCCGCCCACGGGCAGGCGGCGGGGGCCGCTCCCCGCGTTGGCTCCTTCGGCCGAGGCCTCCGGAACGGGAAGTCGCCACGCCCGCTGCCGTCTCCCGGCAGGCCGACGAACTGAATCCCCCAGTTCGATCTTCGAATCTCCGCCCGTTTAGCCTCTTAACGGTTTCACGTTCTCTTGAACTCTCTCTACAGGGTTCTGTTTCAACTTTCCCTCACGGTACTTGTTCGCTATCGGTCTCGTGGTCATATTTAGCCTTAGATGGAGTTTACCACCTGCTTTAGGTTGCGGTTTCAGGCAACCCGACTCTAAGGAGAGGCCCGTTCCGCACTCCCGAAACCCCCCTCCCcgcgaacgaggaggaggaagtcccTTTCCGCCACACGGCCTGACACCCCTCCGTGGGTATGAGAGTCATTCATGAACAACTTAGGCGGCTCGGAAGCGCGTGCAGGACCTCTCCCGAACGCAGCACCCCTCGAGCCCCCCGCGAAGGGACGCGAGGCTTTGCGCTGGGCTCTTCCCGTTTCGGTCGCACTTACTCAGGGAATCCCGGTTGGTTCTTTTCCTCCGCTGATTAATATGCTTAAATTAGGCGGGTCATCTCCCTCCACTCGAGGTCGACGTACGTACAAcaaaaagcgagcgagcgagcgggcggaacgagtcgccgccgccgccgccgcgtcgCCGTCGTCTTGCTTGTTTTGTGCTTTGGGATCATTTCGCTCTCTTAGTCCGTTGATTAACGGCTTTCCACGCCCCCCTGCCTGCCCCGAAACCTCCCCGCGGGGGTTTCGTGGCGCGGAGAGGGCCCCAATCTACGCGGTCTCGCGATCTCAGGGTGCGCCCTTGCCCTCTCCAGCACGGCCGGATGGCCCcggcccccttcctctcctttcggggggggggggggggggtgcaccggACGGCTGGCTTTCACGGCTTTGGGAGAGCGCCTCTCCGGCTCTTTTCGGAACATTCGCCTTTTCTGGGCCAGTGGCAGGCAGGTCCCGACCAACAATCGGCCGGTAGTCGgccggacgaggaggaggaggaggacgaggtacgtccgcccgtccgtccgcccgtccgAGCCGACGGCGACGGAAGAGAGCGAGCCCTCCAAGCGTCTTAAGGGAACGTCCGGACCCGGGAGCGAGTTCCTCCAACGAAACCCGCCCTCTCTGGTCCGGCGAACTCCCCAGGGCGGAATGgtcgtgcgagcgagcgagcgagcgagcaagtcgtcgccgccgccgccgcacctcCGGCACGGGTTTGAGTGGAGCCGGCAGGCTTGAGGAGAAGCCGCcggaccccaaaacaccccccgttGTGCATTTTGCGGAGTCCCCGCCGCCGGaagctcctgctccttctcctgccctcagatgaggggggggggggggagagagagaggagccgccGCCGCGAAAGGGGGCCACCTACACGGCGCTGTTTCGCCTCACTCTAAAGAGATTCTCGTAGCGGCCTTCCCGGAGAACGGGCGGAAAGGGGCAGGAGGACCGGAGCCCTCCGCCGCC encodes:
- the LOC119570831 gene encoding basic salivary proline-rich protein 4-like, which produces LWRSICTSKRFGPPPGFPLASSWPSIVHYLSGPNIYALGTRRHIRPPEPAEAGGDRSSWRVPDLRPPRRPTGREEYRLFARREGHAGEGKGSAGASELGFDRGLGPVPRSRQAPEERPSGGQDEGTGGSPDGRAGKRPPPKTRSGGRTRRRFQQGTGPQTPDVSPTRRGDRLRGEDSPPPTGRRRGPLPALAPSAEASGTGSRHARCRLPAGRRTESPSSIFESPPV